Proteins encoded together in one Nitrospiria bacterium window:
- the gspC gene encoding type II secretion system protein GspC: MRKYLWTLNVLFLLGFSYFVADLVSLFIGRQLDLPSRSPVAEWAATTEAQVKPTTEVYSSIIDRNIFGIKPAAAIASPAETAPQEVQLPPLRLRLVGTVVGGPEESFAVIEDLGTKEQSLYHIEDIVGSDAKLIEVSRDEVTFLRGKVRETLAVEMEDTPGQAVPGRTSSNQPNSATPPVTPRPAGPQNSWVLDKQEVASALENLPQLLTKARVVPDLGPNGQSDGFRIVSISPSSFYERIGLRNGDVIQQINGIEVKDPQTFMQVFTQLKDETNITMDLMRNNQKESFTYEIR; encoded by the coding sequence ATGAGAAAATATCTTTGGACGTTGAATGTTCTATTTCTGTTGGGTTTTAGTTATTTTGTGGCCGATTTGGTGAGCCTGTTTATCGGTCGTCAACTGGATTTGCCGTCCCGCTCGCCCGTGGCGGAATGGGCCGCCACGACCGAGGCGCAGGTGAAACCGACAACAGAAGTTTACTCCTCCATTATCGACCGGAATATTTTTGGGATCAAACCGGCGGCGGCCATCGCAAGCCCTGCAGAAACGGCGCCTCAGGAGGTTCAATTGCCGCCGCTCCGACTCCGGTTGGTGGGAACGGTTGTGGGCGGCCCGGAAGAATCCTTCGCCGTCATTGAGGATCTCGGGACCAAGGAACAAAGCCTTTATCATATCGAAGATATTGTTGGATCGGATGCCAAGCTGATCGAGGTGAGTCGTGATGAAGTGACGTTTTTACGCGGGAAGGTTCGGGAGACCTTGGCGGTTGAGATGGAAGACACGCCGGGCCAAGCTGTGCCGGGCCGAACCTCCTCAAACCAACCCAACTCCGCGACGCCCCCCGTGACCCCCCGACCGGCCGGACCCCAGAACAGTTGGGTTCTGGACAAGCAGGAGGTGGCGTCCGCCTTGGAAAATCTGCCGCAGCTCTTGACCAAGGCGCGTGTGGTGCCGGACCTAGGCCCCAATGGCCAAAGCGACGGATTCCGGATCGTCTCGATCTCTCCGTCGAGTTTTTATGAGCGGATCGGGTTGCGGAACGGAGATGTCATTCAGCAGATCAACGGGATCGAAGTCAAGGATCCCCAGACCTTTATGCAGGTTTTTACACAACTGAAAGATGAAACCAACATCACGATGGATCTGATGCGAAACAACCAAAAAGAGTCGTTCACCTATGAAATTCGTTAG
- the gspF gene encoding type II secretion system inner membrane protein GspF: MAVYEYKGLTTEGRDISGIIDADSPKTARAKLRQSGIYPTDVVEGAGEASYGSDSAASSGHPDRSLSWLSRIRVAERVGSMEVSLMTRHLATLTGAKLPLMEALSALMDQLEKGELKRVVAGVRERVKEGSSLATALAQYPSAFSEIYINMVRAGEASGTLDGMLLRLADYLEHQVKLRNQLVSTLTYPIFMVVIGGLILLGLVTFVVPKITLIFEEVNQVLPLPTVILIAVSHFLNDYWWLILLAVVVGIFALQQYIRTPAGRIQYDRFVLRVPIMGRVTLMVAISRFTRTLSTLLSGGVPLLQALDVVRNVVQNNVLAEAIDRARQNIGEGQSLAEPLKKSGMFPPLVTHMIAVGEKSGELEPMLVKVSEAYDNEVEAIISTLTSLMTPVMILVMGAIIGFIVMAILLPIFELSQIVR, encoded by the coding sequence ATGGCGGTATACGAGTACAAGGGCCTGACGACCGAAGGCCGGGATATCTCCGGCATCATTGACGCGGACAGCCCAAAGACCGCGCGGGCCAAGCTACGGCAGTCGGGCATTTATCCCACCGATGTCGTGGAGGGGGCAGGCGAAGCGTCGTACGGCTCCGATTCCGCCGCTTCATCGGGTCATCCGGACCGTTCCCTTTCGTGGCTGTCGCGCATCCGGGTGGCGGAACGGGTTGGAAGCATGGAGGTGTCCCTCATGACCCGCCATCTGGCCACGTTGACCGGGGCGAAGCTTCCGTTGATGGAGGCCCTTTCGGCCCTGATGGATCAACTGGAAAAGGGAGAGTTAAAGCGGGTCGTGGCGGGCGTTCGCGAACGGGTCAAGGAAGGCAGTTCTCTGGCGACGGCGCTTGCCCAATACCCGTCCGCGTTCTCGGAGATTTACATCAATATGGTGCGGGCGGGCGAGGCGAGCGGCACTCTGGATGGCATGCTTCTCCGATTGGCGGATTATCTTGAACACCAGGTCAAGCTTCGCAATCAGCTCGTTTCAACGCTGACCTATCCTATCTTCATGGTGGTCATCGGCGGATTGATCTTGCTGGGATTGGTGACGTTTGTGGTTCCCAAGATCACGCTGATTTTTGAGGAAGTGAATCAGGTCCTGCCGTTACCGACGGTGATTCTCATCGCGGTCAGCCATTTCCTGAACGACTACTGGTGGCTCATTTTGTTGGCCGTTGTCGTTGGAATATTTGCCCTGCAGCAATACATCAGGACGCCCGCGGGCCGGATCCAGTATGATCGCTTCGTGTTGCGGGTCCCGATTATGGGCCGGGTGACCCTGATGGTGGCGATTTCGCGTTTTACGCGGACGCTCAGCACCTTGCTCAGCGGCGGCGTACCCCTGCTCCAGGCTCTCGACGTGGTCCGAAACGTCGTTCAGAACAATGTGCTGGCCGAGGCGATCGATCGGGCCCGACAAAACATCGGGGAGGGCCAGAGCTTGGCCGAACCGTTGAAAAAGAGCGGAATGTTTCCTCCGCTCGTGACGCACATGATCGCTGTCGGTGAGAAAAGCGGCGAACTGGAGCCGATGTTGGTCAAGGTCTCGGAGGCTTACGACAACGAGGTGGAAGCCATCATCAGCACGCTGACGTCCCTGATGACCCCGGTCATGATTCTGGTGATGGGGGCGATCATCGGATTTATCGTGATGGCGATTCTTCTCCCGATATTTGAACTCAGCCAAATTGTGAGGTAA
- a CDS encoding XrtA/PEP-CTERM system-associated ATPase, with product MYEKFFQFNEPPFNLTPDPRFFFFSKEHEEAFDHIRYGIEQRKGFIVVTGEVGTGKTTLSRLLLEKLDKKVRTSMIFNPSLNTIELLQAVNQDFGISEEGPSKKGLLMRLNQFLLSTLADGGNALLIIDEGQNLSIECLEEIRMLSNLETEKEKLLQILLLGQPELREMLRLPALRQLNQRIAIRYHIDPLDLEETKTYVMYRLKIAGGQDRLFFTPKALKKIYQHSGGIPRLINVLCDKALLAAYARESHVVDDATVHQAAAELEGPSSTPVRRDLPVEKTGRRHRPMEKKRKSDTRWFTPMGTTVIGLLLALLSALVWGVPVWFNPHPSVMNAASPKSSIASNSVPDIPTEAVRPPPAAVLPPAESVTLSPRENRAGWFDENGVFRVTRPEETYKAALLTLLKIWGTPQNPSAEEFKSLNADRLMSAKGFSTHLFTVNLKRIRLLDYPCVIRGHWAHTTATTYAVLTNLTKKDATVLDPLSGEITVSLDVLKGLWGEEGMIYWKRFPGIALPLIKTKTADPSVKTVQKALKIQGLYVGKTDGIMGMNTKRAIRFFKQKYGLKDDGVFDLESYLVLSRVMFRGTPGLQAGNL from the coding sequence ATGTATGAGAAGTTCTTCCAGTTTAACGAGCCGCCCTTCAATCTAACCCCCGACCCCCGATTTTTTTTCTTCAGCAAGGAACACGAAGAGGCCTTCGATCATATCCGCTACGGGATTGAGCAGCGGAAAGGATTCATTGTTGTGACGGGCGAGGTGGGAACGGGCAAGACCACGCTTTCCCGGCTGCTGCTGGAAAAACTGGACAAAAAAGTCCGGACATCGATGATCTTCAACCCCAGCCTCAACACGATCGAACTGCTGCAGGCGGTCAACCAGGACTTCGGGATCTCCGAGGAGGGCCCGTCGAAGAAGGGTTTATTGATGAGGCTAAACCAGTTTCTCCTGAGTACCTTGGCGGACGGGGGGAACGCCCTCCTGATCATTGACGAGGGCCAGAACCTCTCGATCGAGTGCCTGGAAGAGATTCGGATGCTTTCCAATCTGGAAACCGAGAAGGAAAAACTGCTACAGATCCTTTTGCTCGGCCAGCCGGAACTACGAGAGATGCTTCGGCTCCCCGCGCTGCGCCAACTGAATCAACGTATCGCGATCCGATATCACATTGATCCGCTGGATTTGGAGGAAACGAAGACGTATGTGATGTATCGTCTGAAAATAGCGGGAGGCCAGGATCGCTTGTTCTTTACGCCCAAGGCGCTTAAAAAGATTTACCAGCACAGCGGCGGTATTCCCAGACTGATCAACGTTCTGTGCGATAAAGCGCTCCTGGCCGCGTACGCACGGGAAAGCCACGTGGTCGATGATGCGACCGTCCACCAGGCGGCTGCGGAGCTCGAAGGGCCGTCGTCAACCCCGGTTCGTCGAGACCTGCCGGTCGAGAAAACCGGCCGACGCCACCGCCCGATGGAAAAGAAACGCAAATCGGATACCCGTTGGTTCACGCCTATGGGAACAACCGTCATCGGCTTGTTGCTTGCCCTGCTTTCTGCTCTGGTGTGGGGAGTGCCGGTCTGGTTCAATCCCCACCCCTCCGTTATGAATGCGGCCTCGCCGAAATCTTCGATAGCCTCGAACTCGGTTCCAGACATCCCGACCGAGGCCGTCAGGCCGCCGCCGGCGGCCGTGCTTCCACCGGCCGAGTCCGTCACATTGTCACCACGAGAAAACCGGGCCGGATGGTTTGACGAAAACGGTGTGTTTCGAGTGACCCGTCCTGAAGAGACGTACAAGGCAGCCTTATTGACGCTTCTGAAAATCTGGGGGACCCCCCAGAATCCTTCAGCCGAAGAATTCAAATCCTTAAATGCCGATCGGCTCATGTCCGCGAAAGGGTTTTCAACCCATCTCTTCACGGTCAACTTGAAACGGATCCGCCTACTTGATTACCCCTGCGTGATCCGTGGACATTGGGCCCATACCACGGCCACCACCTATGCGGTGCTAACCAATCTCACCAAGAAGGATGCGACGGTCTTGGATCCTTTGAGCGGGGAGATCACGGTCAGTCTGGACGTGTTAAAGGGGTTGTGGGGAGAGGAAGGGATGATCTACTGGAAACGGTTTCCCGGAATCGCTTTACCATTAATAAAAACGAAAACGGCGGATCCGTCTGTCAAAACGGTTCAGAAGGCCCTTAAGATCCAGGGACTGTATGTGGGAAAGACGGATGGGATAATGGGCATGAATACCAAACGAGCCATTCGCTTTTTCAAGCAAAAATACGGCCTAAAGGATGATGGGGTTTTCGATCTCGAAAGTTACCTCGTTTTATCGAGAGTCATGTTCCGGGGAACGCCCGGACTTCAAGCAGGGAATCTATAG
- a CDS encoding prepilin-type N-terminal cleavage/methylation domain-containing protein, translating to MKGIRKRRPNRPSDRSTQKGFTLLEVVVALSILAVTFVVLLGLRNRDILQHLEARYLTRATLLAQKKISEVEMAGFPPLGIMAGDFPQPDDMFHWTQTVGTTPLDFAREVTMEVAWREGEHSQSVVLVTFVMDEQS from the coding sequence ATGAAGGGTATCAGGAAGAGACGACCAAATCGACCTTCTGATCGATCGACCCAGAAGGGGTTCACGCTTTTGGAAGTGGTCGTCGCCCTTTCCATTCTGGCCGTGACCTTTGTGGTCCTCTTGGGACTCCGGAACCGTGACATCCTTCAGCATCTGGAGGCCCGATACTTGACCCGTGCCACGTTGCTGGCCCAGAAAAAGATCTCGGAAGTGGAGATGGCAGGTTTCCCTCCGCTCGGCATTATGGCCGGCGATTTTCCCCAGCCGGACGATATGTTCCATTGGACCCAGACAGTCGGTACCACCCCGTTGGATTTTGCCCGGGAAGTTACAATGGAGGTGGCCTGGCGGGAGGGCGAGCATTCGCAATCGGTCGTTTTGGTCACTTTTGTGATGGATGAACAATCGTGA
- a CDS encoding tetratricopeptide repeat protein, with protein sequence MLILLPLLWADIAAAEEQEDTTLFYQGQSLMEKKHPEEAATKFNELLKKYPKSNIRDLTFYWLGRAYLDLHRTSEAETILHELQREFPDSPLVPKLNKEVAARSLKPQPPVAEAVPPATAPKPSKPAPPPKVAEKSVSPPASPSTKSAAPSPAPKPPAPRKTKPPVVQTLPVPAGGSSKGFSLTITQVADLKVEAKEVQLSVYPGESGAIPFQVTNTGNAEDSFTFRTTLPPEYQPVFYLDSNGNGQIDASERAVQATPSLDVNRSASAVLVLHLPPTTPDGQRQEFEILVSSSFDPNISQLVKAAVNSKGPLIRADFKADKERVKPGDRLSYTLVLQNTGSAEAREVKFQYTYHPNLIFLSAQPTPNIVEQASRTLAWTLDNFPSQSSKRMEVRFKVGDEATAGQEITNRGGLEMAAGGEPMLLSSPLVTVEQVAMVNLEGSREEMTVTPGDILDLPYLVKNMGNGADSFSLRLEGDEAVEGLVYTDQNNDGRYESGEPVLTETPPLGSREAFPVMVHVTVPVRQADGQKLEARLMAQSKLDRAVSARTTKVFHYTLPIVTVSTQQGARDSIPGGIISYQLTAINSGSGIARNVVITDLLPTELEYVNSDPQPSDRPEGGLVWQVTELAPNQKKVFVVNVKTKTGLRAGTVIQKDTRVRYSDLNGNRYE encoded by the coding sequence GTGCTCATACTTCTGCCGTTGCTTTGGGCCGATATCGCCGCTGCCGAGGAACAGGAAGACACGACTCTTTTTTACCAGGGCCAGTCCCTGATGGAAAAAAAGCATCCCGAGGAGGCCGCGACCAAGTTCAACGAGCTTCTGAAAAAATACCCGAAGAGCAACATTCGTGACCTGACGTTCTACTGGCTGGGCCGGGCCTATCTGGACCTTCATCGGACTTCCGAAGCCGAAACGATCTTGCACGAGCTTCAACGGGAGTTTCCGGATAGCCCGCTGGTTCCGAAACTGAACAAGGAAGTGGCTGCTCGATCGCTTAAACCGCAACCGCCGGTCGCAGAAGCCGTTCCTCCGGCGACCGCTCCAAAACCTTCAAAGCCGGCTCCGCCACCGAAGGTGGCCGAGAAATCCGTCTCTCCTCCCGCTTCTCCATCGACGAAGAGTGCGGCGCCGTCTCCCGCTCCCAAACCGCCCGCTCCGCGAAAAACCAAACCGCCGGTGGTCCAGACCCTGCCCGTTCCCGCCGGCGGATCGTCAAAAGGATTTTCGCTCACGATTACGCAAGTGGCCGACCTTAAGGTCGAGGCCAAGGAGGTGCAGCTCTCGGTCTACCCGGGGGAGTCGGGCGCCATCCCGTTTCAGGTGACCAATACCGGCAATGCCGAGGACAGCTTTACTTTCCGGACGACGCTTCCGCCCGAATATCAGCCCGTCTTCTACTTGGACAGCAACGGGAACGGGCAGATCGATGCGAGTGAACGGGCGGTCCAGGCCACGCCGTCGCTTGACGTCAACCGTTCGGCTTCGGCCGTCCTCGTACTTCATCTTCCTCCGACAACGCCGGACGGGCAGAGGCAAGAGTTTGAGATTCTGGTCTCCTCTTCGTTCGATCCGAACATTTCACAATTGGTGAAGGCCGCCGTGAATTCCAAGGGGCCCTTGATTCGAGCCGACTTCAAAGCCGACAAGGAGCGCGTCAAACCGGGCGATCGCCTGAGCTATACGCTGGTCCTCCAGAATACCGGAAGCGCCGAAGCCCGGGAGGTGAAATTTCAGTACACCTATCATCCCAACCTGATCTTTCTCTCGGCTCAGCCGACGCCCAACATCGTTGAACAGGCCTCCCGCACGCTGGCCTGGACGCTGGATAACTTTCCCAGCCAATCTTCCAAACGGATGGAGGTCCGCTTCAAGGTCGGGGATGAGGCGACGGCGGGGCAGGAAATCACCAACCGGGGCGGACTCGAAATGGCGGCCGGCGGTGAGCCGATGCTCTTATCGTCCCCCTTGGTGACGGTGGAACAAGTGGCGATGGTAAACCTGGAGGGATCGCGGGAGGAAATGACCGTGACGCCCGGCGATATTTTGGATCTTCCGTACCTGGTCAAAAATATGGGCAACGGTGCGGACAGTTTCAGCCTCCGCCTGGAGGGCGATGAAGCCGTCGAAGGTCTGGTCTACACCGATCAAAATAACGACGGCCGGTATGAATCCGGAGAACCGGTCCTGACCGAGACCCCGCCGTTGGGCAGCCGGGAAGCCTTTCCGGTGATGGTTCATGTGACCGTTCCGGTTCGGCAGGCCGATGGGCAAAAACTCGAGGCGCGTCTCATGGCCCAGTCCAAGCTGGACCGTGCGGTTTCGGCCCGCACGACCAAAGTGTTCCATTACACGTTGCCGATCGTGACGGTTTCGACGCAGCAAGGCGCTCGGGACAGCATCCCGGGCGGGATTATTTCCTACCAACTGACCGCCATCAATTCGGGTTCCGGAATCGCCCGGAACGTGGTCATTACGGATCTGCTTCCAACCGAGCTGGAATATGTCAATTCCGATCCGCAACCGTCCGACCGGCCGGAAGGCGGTTTGGTGTGGCAGGTGACGGAGCTGGCGCCGAATCAAAAAAAGGTGTTTGTAGTCAATGTAAAGACCAAGACCGGTCTTCGAGCCGGAACGGTAATCCAGAAGGACACGCGGGTGCGGTATTCGGACCTGAACGGCAATCGCTATGAATAA
- a CDS encoding secretin N-terminal domain-containing protein yields the protein MPILKWIFLMFGAVLSSGFLLQADVAAIAQAQEPSETQHPLPLPSTAPESPKQNQKGGDATTPETTVTPSPPSTSPTAEPPRQNPPATSPIPEPPKSAKERLITLDFNNVDLPVFVKFVSEMIGKNFIIDERVRGKVTIFSPAKISVDKVYPVFLSVLDIKGLAAVPAGDVIQILPASDVPPERDINVYYLENANAEDTAKLLTSIVTRTGAPAPAGRPIVKATGEFEGTVQIIPDKTTNALLITASPKDYEMLKEVIKKLDVRRRQVYVEAVIMEVSQDKLRQLGTQLGAVGGYQSTNQKLTAYGGANEDISDLTSLTTLAGTGGVNIGLSTVNVKVLLSALQSSSDVNTLSTPQLLTTNNQKAKIVVAQNVPFITGNNQTVGGVTQTQISRQDVGVTLELTPEILEGDRVRMDVRQEISSLADTPQAVLVQLGPTTNKREATTTVIVSNNQTVVIGGLMTDNVNKSESKIPLLGDIPLIGWLFKYESKHLTKTNLLIFLTPHLVHENEDLDALRQQKSIDMQRTLAEGDLRNQTLSEQFLKSINPPQGKR from the coding sequence ATGCCGATCTTGAAATGGATTTTTCTGATGTTCGGGGCGGTCCTGTCTTCCGGATTTCTTCTGCAGGCCGACGTTGCGGCCATTGCTCAGGCTCAGGAACCTTCCGAGACCCAACACCCCTTGCCGCTCCCGTCTACGGCACCGGAATCGCCCAAACAAAATCAAAAAGGGGGAGACGCAACCACTCCGGAAACGACCGTGACCCCATCCCCTCCGTCTACATCCCCGACAGCGGAACCGCCGAGGCAAAATCCCCCCGCAACGTCTCCGATACCGGAACCGCCAAAATCGGCCAAGGAACGGCTCATCACGCTTGATTTCAACAACGTCGACCTTCCGGTTTTCGTGAAATTCGTCAGCGAAATGATCGGGAAAAATTTTATTATCGATGAACGGGTACGCGGAAAGGTGACGATCTTTTCACCCGCCAAGATTTCGGTCGATAAGGTCTACCCGGTCTTTCTGTCGGTCCTGGATATCAAGGGACTCGCGGCCGTTCCTGCCGGAGATGTCATTCAGATTCTCCCGGCGTCGGACGTCCCGCCGGAACGGGATATCAATGTTTACTATCTTGAAAACGCCAACGCGGAAGACACCGCCAAGCTGCTGACCAGCATCGTGACCCGGACCGGCGCCCCGGCGCCGGCCGGGCGGCCGATCGTCAAAGCCACGGGCGAGTTCGAGGGAACCGTACAGATTATTCCGGACAAGACGACGAACGCCTTGTTGATCACGGCCTCCCCCAAGGATTATGAGATGCTGAAAGAGGTGATCAAGAAACTCGATGTGCGTCGACGTCAAGTCTATGTCGAGGCGGTCATCATGGAAGTCAGCCAGGACAAGCTGCGTCAATTGGGAACCCAGTTGGGCGCCGTGGGCGGTTACCAGTCGACCAATCAAAAACTAACGGCCTACGGCGGTGCGAATGAAGATATTTCGGATCTGACGAGCCTCACGACCTTGGCCGGGACGGGAGGAGTGAACATCGGATTGAGCACTGTGAATGTCAAGGTGCTTCTGAGCGCGTTGCAGAGCTCTTCGGATGTCAATACCCTGTCTACGCCGCAACTTCTGACAACCAACAATCAGAAAGCCAAGATCGTTGTGGCCCAGAATGTTCCGTTTATCACCGGGAACAATCAGACGGTGGGGGGGGTGACGCAAACACAGATCAGCCGTCAGGATGTCGGCGTAACGCTGGAACTCACGCCGGAGATCCTGGAAGGCGATCGCGTCCGGATGGATGTCCGTCAGGAGATCTCCAGTTTAGCGGATACCCCGCAGGCGGTTCTGGTTCAACTGGGACCGACCACGAATAAGCGGGAGGCGACGACCACCGTCATCGTGTCCAACAATCAAACGGTCGTCATCGGGGGCTTGATGACGGATAATGTAAATAAGTCGGAATCAAAGATCCCGCTACTTGGAGATATTCCCCTCATCGGCTGGCTGTTCAAATATGAGTCGAAACATCTGACCAAAACGAATCTCCTCATCTTCCTCACCCCCCACCTCGTACATGAAAACGAGGATCTGGATGCGCTCCGGCAGCAAAAGAGCATCGATATGCAGCGGACGTTGGCCGAAGGAGACTTGAGGAACCAGACCCTGAGCGAACAATTTCTGAAAAGTATCAACCCTCCCCAGGGCAAGAGGTAG
- a CDS encoding type II secretion system protein codes for MWKAGISNRRGLPVRQAGFTYLELAVVMLILGVVVALAFPTIHNFGSSALKQSARHLVRTVYFLTDRAAATKQIYRLNFDLDRREYWVTVQSGEGEFVRADSDIVTRTSLPETVRFADVDTLHQGKLTLGVAYMDFFPVGRVDKTTVHLTDEQKDNLTLVVNPVTGRVKVYEGYQEETTKSTF; via the coding sequence ATGTGGAAAGCTGGGATATCGAATAGACGGGGCCTGCCTGTCCGGCAGGCAGGCTTCACGTATCTCGAACTGGCCGTGGTGATGCTGATCCTCGGCGTGGTTGTGGCCCTGGCTTTTCCGACCATCCACAACTTCGGCTCCAGCGCCTTGAAACAGTCGGCCCGTCATCTGGTCCGGACCGTCTATTTTCTGACCGATCGGGCCGCGGCTACCAAACAGATCTATCGTCTGAATTTCGACCTGGACCGCCGGGAGTACTGGGTGACCGTCCAGTCCGGGGAAGGCGAGTTTGTCCGGGCGGACTCCGACATCGTGACGCGCACAAGCCTGCCGGAAACGGTTCGGTTTGCGGATGTAGACACCCTGCATCAGGGTAAATTGACGCTGGGCGTGGCCTACATGGATTTTTTTCCCGTGGGGCGCGTGGATAAGACGACGGTGCATTTAACCGATGAGCAGAAGGACAACTTGACGCTCGTCGTCAACCCGGTTACGGGACGGGTCAAGGTATATGAAGGGTATCAGGAAGAGACGACCAAATCGACCTTCTGA
- the gspE gene encoding type II secretion system ATPase GspE has translation MSSPWQRIGEILQEKFAVTAEQIREALALQQEKGGLLGEVLVRMHAVKEGEVLEALGLQFHLPFIPDILPTQVDPVFLSKIPIGFAKRYELLPLREENGRVMTATANPLQLAALDDARVLLGCDVQVVLSPARVILSCINQVYDRASDTAQQVIDDLSTENLDLLASELQEPVDLLEVTDEAPIIRLVNSTMFQAVKDRVSDIHIEPFERDLEIRYRIDGIMYKILSPPKRFQSSIISRIKIMAGMNIAEKRLPQDGRIGIKIAGRDIDIRASVIPTAHGERVVLRLLDKSTSLLNLEDIGLTRQDQETMFHLIQLSHGIVLVTGPTGSGKTTTLYASLNRINSPDKNIITIEDPIEYQLKGIGQMQVNPKINLTFANGLRSILRQDPDVIMVGEIRDAETAEIAIHASLTGHLVFSTLHTNDTAGAITRLIDMGIEPFLVASSVIAILAQRLVRLLCPDCRQAYSPTSQELSKLGFKAGASPPSFYRAVGCGLCKRTGYHGRTGIYEILLIDDEIRQMILSKVDSNRIKNRAVEKGMRTLRDDGARKVLDGVTTVEEVLRVTQEELVME, from the coding sequence ATGTCCAGCCCGTGGCAACGCATCGGTGAAATTCTTCAAGAGAAGTTTGCCGTCACGGCCGAACAGATCCGCGAGGCCCTGGCTCTTCAGCAGGAAAAGGGCGGGCTGCTCGGAGAGGTTTTGGTCCGGATGCATGCGGTGAAGGAAGGCGAGGTGCTGGAGGCCCTGGGTCTTCAATTTCATCTTCCCTTCATCCCCGATATCCTTCCGACCCAGGTGGACCCCGTTTTTCTATCGAAAATCCCGATCGGGTTTGCAAAGCGGTACGAACTGCTTCCCCTTCGCGAGGAAAACGGCCGTGTGATGACGGCAACGGCCAATCCGCTCCAGCTCGCCGCGTTGGATGACGCCCGCGTTCTGCTGGGTTGCGACGTTCAGGTCGTCCTGTCGCCCGCCCGAGTGATACTAAGCTGCATCAATCAAGTCTACGACCGTGCTTCCGATACGGCGCAACAGGTCATTGATGACCTGAGCACCGAGAACCTGGACCTGTTGGCCAGCGAGCTGCAGGAACCGGTCGATCTGCTGGAGGTTACGGACGAGGCGCCGATCATCCGGCTGGTGAACTCGACCATGTTTCAAGCCGTCAAAGACCGGGTGAGCGACATTCACATTGAGCCGTTTGAACGCGACCTCGAGATCCGGTACCGCATTGACGGGATCATGTACAAGATTCTGTCCCCCCCGAAGCGGTTTCAGTCCAGCATCATCTCCCGGATCAAGATCATGGCCGGAATGAACATCGCGGAGAAGCGTTTGCCCCAGGACGGACGGATCGGGATCAAGATCGCCGGCCGGGATATCGATATCCGTGCCTCGGTCATCCCGACGGCCCACGGGGAGCGGGTTGTTCTGCGGCTTCTGGACAAAAGCACCAGTCTATTGAACCTTGAGGACATCGGTCTGACGAGGCAAGATCAAGAGACCATGTTCCATCTGATTCAACTCAGTCATGGCATCGTGCTGGTCACGGGGCCGACCGGCAGCGGAAAGACGACGACGCTGTACGCGTCGTTGAACCGGATCAATTCCCCGGACAAGAATATCATCACGATCGAAGATCCCATCGAATACCAGCTCAAGGGAATCGGGCAAATGCAGGTCAACCCCAAGATCAACCTGACATTCGCCAACGGCCTCCGCTCCATCCTCCGGCAGGACCCAGACGTGATCATGGTGGGGGAGATCCGGGACGCCGAGACGGCGGAGATCGCGATACATGCTTCCCTAACCGGCCACCTGGTTTTTTCAACCCTGCACACCAACGATACGGCCGGCGCCATCACGCGGCTCATTGACATGGGGATCGAGCCCTTTTTGGTCGCATCCTCCGTGATTGCGATCCTCGCCCAGCGGTTGGTGAGGTTGCTCTGCCCCGATTGTCGGCAAGCCTACTCGCCCACATCGCAGGAGTTGTCCAAATTGGGTTTCAAGGCGGGCGCATCGCCGCCGTCCTTTTACCGCGCGGTGGGTTGCGGCCTTTGTAAACGGACCGGGTATCACGGGCGGACCGGAATTTACGAGATTCTTCTCATCGATGACGAGATCCGTCAGATGATTTTGAGCAAGGTCGATTCCAACCGGATTAAGAACCGCGCGGTCGAAAAGGGCATGAGAACGCTCCGGGACGACGGCGCGCGAAAGGTGCTGGACGGCGTCACGACGGTGGAAGAGGTCTTGCGGGTCACGCAGGAAGAACTGGTGATGGAGTAA
- the gspG gene encoding type II secretion system major pseudopilin GspG, whose amino-acid sequence MNRRTPALTVPESFSRQSGFTLIEIMVVVFILALLAGIVVPKIMGRTDEARRTAAKVQVKNIEEGLHLYKLDNGVYPTTEQGLSALVTKPSIGSIPPHWREGGYLPKLPKDPWSHDYVYISPGSHGDYDLMSYGADGEQGGEGKDADVESWDIE is encoded by the coding sequence ATGAACCGCCGTACTCCCGCTTTGACGGTTCCGGAGAGTTTTTCGCGTCAATCTGGATTTACATTGATTGAGATCATGGTGGTTGTGTTCATCTTGGCGCTGCTAGCCGGAATCGTCGTGCCAAAAATCATGGGCCGGACGGATGAGGCCCGTCGGACCGCGGCCAAAGTCCAAGTCAAGAACATCGAAGAAGGGTTGCATCTGTACAAACTGGACAACGGTGTTTATCCCACCACGGAGCAGGGCCTCTCGGCTCTGGTGACGAAGCCCTCGATCGGCTCGATCCCGCCGCATTGGCGGGAAGGCGGCTATCTGCCCAAGCTACCCAAAGATCCCTGGAGCCATGATTACGTCTATATCAGTCCGGGCTCCCACGGGGATTATGACTTGATGAGCTACGGGGCGGACGGCGAGCAGGGCGGAGAAGGGAAAGACGCCGATGTGGAAAGCTGGGATATCGAATAG